Part of the Saccharomyces paradoxus chromosome XI, complete sequence genome, agaaaaaaatttagaagGCTATTATATGAAGGTTTTTATATATAGCACAGTATGTTATACTGAGTCACGAAGCGCATGCTTTTTTGTTCTGTCTCAttaacaatttttttcgtcttttttcaaacataaATAGTTGGTAACACATAAGGCATATATTCATTTGATTGGTACGTAGTCACCTTCTTTTTAAttcaatagtttttttctaaCGTTCAGAAAATggaatacaaagaaaaatgtagTACCATTCTAATATTGCGTCATGACCAAAGAAGTGTGAACACTGGAAGcacacatatatacatgtatACATACGTATATCTATttaatttcctttcttcGCAGCTTCAGCAGCGGCTACGTTTCCAGGTTGATTCTTCtcatcaaaatatttctcTAAGTTTTTGACTTGCTTTTGTAGGCCCTCCAACGaaatttgctttttcttcagttcTTCTTGAAGTTTAACGGAATCAGcttcttttgaatctttCTTAGCGTTTGGAGAAggtttatttgatttttgttttttttgttcgTTGATTAAGCCTTGGTATTTCACCAGTCTCTTGACAATAGACATGACAGTTGGGATGCAgatagaaaaatacaatatGAACCCGGAAATGTacatatttctttgattgtAAGCTCTTGATGCTAGAGCCTGTATTGGAGTTACAGCAGATGACCCCATTGAGCCACTGTTATCGTTGTGGTATAATGAAACACGGATTTGAGACCTCTTCCATGAATCGATAAACAACAGACCAACAAGACAACCCGTTATAAAGATTATAGTTTTTATTTGCTGCTTCGCTGTCAATTGATTATAGGTGCTAAAAATACCTCTACGGATCCGGAATGGTAATGGCaaaacgaagatgaagagcATCACCATCTCAATGGTGagcaataaaaataatgttgTAAAGTATAAACTCATTGCAATTGgttactttattttttccctGGTCTTCAGTAGTTGTCACCTTACAAAAAAGGTTAGTAGAAAGGAGTGTTGCAATAAATGAATAACTTTGAAGTAGAAATCGCACTACAAGGTCCACTTGGcatatatttctatttttgcACTACGCCAGAGGGTTTAGTAGCGCCCCCTTTATGTTAACGTATGCTGTGATATAGCATACAGCTGCGGGTTACGCGCAAATTGTTTAGGTGTAGGCAATATATATCGATAAGGTTAACACTTTGCAAGTAGGTAAGATGATATGATATGGATGAGCCCAAGCCGATTTGTCAGCACTTTTGAACGCAGCGATAGTGCTGTATCTAGGCTCTCTCTCtccctttcttttctatctAAGGTTTTATGCGCAATCAAAATACTCTGCTGCTGCAACGGGCGGCGATCTACGGAGAAATTTTTGGCATAAAGTCAAACTTAGAAAGAGCACATAAGCCGTAACCTCTTTTTGATATAAGAAACTTAGTCTAGATTGTTGTTAGTACTACCTGGCACTTTAAATATATTTTGTACTATCGTATACTTGTATAACtattcatcattttctggTTTGCTAGTCCGCATTTTCTCATTTGATGACTAAGTTGTTCGTATAGTTACACTGAGTTTATCCCCTTACTTCGAGAGTAAATTGAGAGAATAGAAGTGAGAAGTgtacagaaaaaaagaagttagAATGAGCACTGATAACTCACAGAAGGATGAAGGTGTTCCTTTGCTTTCCCCTTACTCTAGTAGTCCTCAactaaggaaaaaaaagcgcaatcaaaaaagaaggaaagacAAGTTTGTTGGTCACTTGAAGTCAGACTCACGTAGACCAACACAACTGTTGCATGATAATTTGCAACACAATCATGGCCAGGTGACTGATTTTGATCAGATAGATTCGTGGGGCATGCTGCATGAATCTGATTCTACGAGTAATGACATAATAAAAAGTGAGGATCCTTCGCTCAAGGGCGCGTTCATTGATCATAGGCCCTCAATGAGCCAACCCAGAGAGGGGCCCCAAAGTGCGTCAAGCGCAGTCCAGCCACAACCAATAATGAAGTTCTCAACGCCTAGTTACAAGAAACCCTCAGGATTAAGACCCTCTGATCCGAATAGATCATTGGTATCGGATTTATCCCCTTCAGAGCTAGAATCGTGGTTGAAGAGAAGGAAATCTGTTCATAAGAGttttgttgatgaaaacTCCCCTAGTGAGAGAAGACAATCGAACGCGAACAATGATGTTGTGATCGATGTTGATGCGCTAATGAACCACGTTAACAATAATGCAACTAATGGGGTTAATGACAACAGCAAGaggagaaagaaaaagagggGTTCTGATGATAGTAGCAACAAAAACTCCAAAACCACGTCCAGTGATACAAACGATGAGGAGGATGAGTATAATTCGAGGCCATCTTCTAGTCTTTCTTCgaataattcttctttggatgATGTTTGTTTAGTCCTCGACGACGAGGGGAGCGAAGTGCCAAAAGTTTGGCCTGATTGTACTGTTTTGGAAGAATtctccaaagaagaaacgGAGAGACTCAGAAGTCAAGCTATTCAAGATGCGGAAGCGTTCCACTTCCAAtacgatgaagatgaagaggatggTACGTCAAATGAAGACggaattcttttttcaaagccGATAGTAACCAATATCGATGTCCCTGAATTGGGTAATAGAAGGGTTAATGAAACagagaatttgaaaaatggcCGTTTAAGGCCAAAAAGAATTGCCCCATGGCATTTGATCCAACGTCCAATGGTCCTTGGATCCAACTCAACCAAGGattcaaaatcaagaatTCAAAGCGGATTACAAGATAATTTACTAGTCGGAAGAAATATTCAGTATCCTCCTCATATCATCTCTAATAATCCAGAACACTTTAGGTTCACTTATTTTAGGGTAGATTTGGATTCTACTGTTCATTCTCCTACAATATCTGGTTTATTGCAACCTggtcaaaaatttcaagatttaTTTGTCGCTTCTATATACTCCCAGGATAGTAGTGCCGGTCATATCAAGACACATCCAAATTCTCCAACACCTGGTATGAAAGCAGAAACCGTAT contains:
- the YET1 gene encoding Yet1p (Endoplasmic reticulum transmembrane protein~similar to YKL065C), with protein sequence MSLYFTTLFLLLTIEMVMLFIFVLPLPFRIRRGIFSTYNQLTAKQQIKTIIFITGCLVGLLFIDSWKRSQIRVSLYHNDNSGSMGSSAVTPIQALASRAYNQRNMYISGFILYFSICIPTVMSIVKRLVKYQGLINEQKKQKSNKPSPNAKKDSKEADSVKLQEELKKKQISLEGLQKQVKNLEKYFDEKNQPGNVAAAEAAKKGN